ATGATCAAGCAAAGTTTGAAGACTTAAAGAAGTCGATGATGGAGGAGTTTGAGATTACCGATTTAGCAATGATGCATTATTTGTTGACATTGAAGTTGAGCAATCAACAGTTGGAATATCATTCATAAAATGTTCTGTATATTATTCATCAAATCATACAGAATATTTCTCTCATTCTTAGCTGTGAGCAACAAGGCCATATTTATTTTTGCAGCAGCGAAAGATATTAGCAGAGTAGAAGAACCGCTTTGTTTTGCTCATTACCACTATAAAAACCTAGCTAAACAAGGCTCTTAAAAACAATCGCCCCCAAATATCAATATACAAGAATGCGAACATTTAATAAACAACCAGTAATCATAATCTGTTGAGCACGGATTCACCTTCAAAAACCACAAAGTTATGATTTTCCGCTTTCGTTCATAGAAGTCATGACCGAGATTACAAAATTGTGCTCCTCTCCGCTCTCTCCATCTCCCTTAAACCGTCGAGGGGATTTCACCAGAAAAGTAATGGACCATTACcgatgtcaaaaaaaaaaccgaAGCTTGCTTATTCGCTCTTAACAGCATGATAGATGTGGGAAACAAATGCGAAGGAAGCATAAAAACTGACTGTACCGAGCATCAAGAAAAATGCGTAGCACATGCAAGCATTATACCCGATGAAGAAAGATAGCTGCAAGAACCCACTCATACTTGATTTAGCCAAGACGAAGaagcaataaataaacataaatatgGCCGGTGAGCCTCCACACAACACAGACCTGCATTAGAGAGAATTGCAAGTGATGACCATGCTTGAACTAATAATCCCAGATTCTACCAACACATTTAATTAAACTCGTCTTATGACCAACTACAAACAATATGAATTCACAAGCCACTAGATGTGCAAGTGTGAACGTATGGCACATGCATGAAAGAGGACATACCTCCACCACCATTGATGATCTTCTGCAGAAAGTTGAATGTACGTAATCCCAACGCTCAAGATTGCAGTGAGTAAGATAAGTATGACAAATGTGACGAACAAAATGCTGGGAAGAGTACATATTTTGTAGCCCCATAAGCTTGCATATAGATGGTGTAGCTCAAGGACAACTGCACTACAAGATAGAAGACCGGCAAGAAACATTTGAGAAGGTGTTTTCCGATACCATCCTAATGGTGGAATCTCCCTTGGGAACCTTTTTGTAGCAGAAGGTGCTTGAAATTCAGACCTGAAATGGTATCCCATCACCCCTCCAAAGGCAAGCAATGGAACCATTAAAAATACGAGAATGAGAAAAATCACCAGAATTGTTCCAAATGGAAGGGCCACTGTTGCCCCATATGATACAGCAATGATATTCAAAATGGACAGGATCACAAACAAAGGACCCAGGAATACAATCCCTGTCAGAAGAATGCTCCGTTTCTAGAATAGAAAGTATTGTTTGTTACGGTGGATACAGGAAATGTTAAAAAAACGCCGGATTACAAGAAAAcatactaataaataaaaactcaCCCATCCAGTTTCAGCAAATTTATTGTGGAAAGAAGAAGCAGCATAACCTCCAACCACAGATGTAAGagtataaattaaaatcaaggaaGTGCATAATGCTCCACGGTTATACGGATACACTAAACCAACAAATGCCAATACAAATAGAAAGAAAACCCTGAAAAATTGCAATTGAAGCAGTACAGATATGTCAGAACTCTGATGTATAGCATTACCTATATGTAGTACTCCTAAGTACATATTATAGTGATTGATAGATGCATGAAATTCAAATTGATGATTGATCAACCTATAAATTCTATGTAGCCAATTTTATATCCTAGTCGCTATTCATTAGTCCTCATCATCGCACTATATTTTTAGATACCTCAAACAATAAGGCAAAAATGCTTGgaaaatgatataaaaaaacACCATGACTATCAAATTTTGGAACAAAGCAAATTTCATGGTTTTGGATGTGCTAGCTATCAAAGCAATTAACACTAGACAATAATCAATAATGATCAAGGAACATAGAAGAATTTAAAGATAATGAATCTGTTTTCGATGTCTTTCTGCGACATGCTATTTATTGTTGCTTCTTGAATTTGAACGTAGTTACTGAGCAGAAAAGTAAGCACAAAATTGCACAAAACTTGATTAGGTGTTCATCCAGGTAACAAACTTTATGCTAATGCAATCTAAAGAATAGCTAATCCTAATATGGAGACCAAAAAAGGCTAATGAAAACAATTAAAAGTAGGATCATTTTATAGACTAATAGAACTAAAGATTAGGTTTCACAAAATCCCAATTCTATGTTGCACAAGAACTTGTCGAGTACTTTGTTTCAacatttgtttcaatttttaaaaatggttatAAAACTACAAAACTTCATATTTATAGAATATTCTCTTAAAAAAATGTCGGTGTTTCCATCGTTTCATGTTTCTGTGCAACATAGCATTTCATGTTTACTCACATTGTCAGCAATTGGGTACCCATGCCCAAGACAGCAGAAAACAGGGCGATGTTTTGTGGGTATCTAAAAACATCACCATGAATATATTTCCATCCAACCTCcttatcttcttcttcatctccaCCAGAAGATCTGCAATATACATGGAGAACATAACGTGAAAACTAAAGAAATGTTTCCGAGTCTGACCAAATCAAATTCAGCTAACAATAAAGAATTTACTGCAGTACTTTCTCAAA
This region of Mercurialis annua linkage group LG1-X, ddMerAnnu1.2, whole genome shotgun sequence genomic DNA includes:
- the LOC126664535 gene encoding transmembrane 9 superfamily member 5 encodes the protein MGNLLIIFFTTLFISLRSATSSPENHRYNVGDPVPLFVNKVGALHNPSETYPYYDFPFCRPDNVVLKKETLGEVLNGDRLSSAFYELNFKEDKTEVTLCRKKITSHEILMLRDAIASEFYFQMYYDDLPLWGFVGKVEDQNPVAGEKEFRYYLFKHIEFDVLYNGDRVIEVSAFSNPNHAVDITDDVDVDVEFTYSILWNATLASYGTRMDRYSRAALFPIHRQIHWFSFLNSIVTILLLMGLLAGLFMRRLKNDLRKSSGGDEEEDKEVGWKYIHGDVFRYPQNIALFSAVLGMGTQLLTMVFFLFVLAFVGLVYPYNRGALCTSLILIYTLTSVVGGYAASSFHNKFAETGWKRSILLTGIVFLGPLFVILSILNIIAVSYGATVALPFGTILVIFLILVFLMVPLLAFGGVMGYHFRSEFQAPSATKRFPREIPPLGWYRKTPSQMFLAGLLSCSAVVLELHHLYASLWGYKICTLPSILFVTFVILILLTAILSVGITYIQLSAEDHQWWWRSVLCGGSPAIFMFIYCFFVLAKSSMSGFLQLSFFIGYNACMCYAFFLMLGTVSFYASFAFVSHIYHAVKSE